TGACTGTCTTCAGGTTGGACTTGAAGTCTGCCTTGGAGCTGAGTTTGGCTTCAGTCAGAGCCCCCAGCTTAGCGTCGGCAGACTTCTTGACCCTCTTGAGGTTAGGTCGCTTCCCCCCTTTCAGCTCGTTGATCTTTGCATTCAGGTCCACGAGCTGAGATGTTCACACAGCAAAAAGGTTCACTCTCCTGTACCCTTATAAGCTAAGCATGTTGCCATTTAGGGTCTTGGCATTTCAATGAACATGAAAAGGCTTTCATTTGAGAAAGAAAGTATTTTGTGGCACTTTTGGAACTTCTAGAATATTGAAATCAccaatagaatagaatagtcaGTATAAAAATAGTTATGTTCAACGAAATACACTTGGAGGCACTTTCATAGATCTCAGGTAACTTCAGGTAACTGTCCTGAATCTGACAGCGTACACTTATTTCATTTACATTACAAAAAAACAAACCTCTTTCTCATTCTTGAGCACTTTTGCTTCGATATCGTATCGTGCCTCATCCACTGTGTCACATTTCCTGTGCAGTTCCTTACAGAGCTCCTGTGAAGAAAAAAGACTCAGTCATCTATAAGCCACCAAAGACCATTGAAAAAGTACTGTGGGAGGATGCATTAAAAAAAACTACAAAAGCCACCACTTTAAAATTCCACTCACTCATCAATGAGACAGGTAGAAGGGTGctataatttatttttattttgacaCGTCTAAACAAAAAGGGAGATGGTGTTCTTTACCAACAGCGCACCAGGGAATAAGTCCAGACAATGTAAGCTTGGATGGTTACTATCTGCACACCAAATAGCATCTTATTCcctactacttttgaccagagccaaaaACGGGAAAAGATACTATCTTGTTACAATTAAAAAATACTCTAAAGaccaatgtatcaaaataaaataGCAAAAACTTTTTCAAGGGGCGTAATCAAAACACAGCTATTTtaagtattttcaaatacctTTGCAACTACACGCCTTCACtacaacaacattctcagtaatggtaacatttttattttatttatttactatgattgtgatatgtggttgtttatctaccttagttgaatgcactgactgtaaatTACTCTGgagaagagtgtctgctaaatgagcaAAATGTAAAAAGAAACAATTGCAAAGCACACTGGTTATTCGTTTTGGCCTTGTTTCGGGGGAGGAGGTCATTAGAATAATTCCCTGCATGCTTTGCAAGTGTTAATTGTTGTACATTTACATATTGATAATTTACCAGACACTTttatcacaccatagtgccatcagacttctgataccaatgAAGGGTGAAAGGAGGCCAAAACATTGTGAACCGCTATAAAAAAAAAGAtatttttacaaaaaaaaatacaaaataaaaatacattaaaaagcaGGTCTCAAAAGTAATgtatcttgttacaaaatacattggattgTAGTTCAGGCCAGTAAAATACAAATGACAAATTTAAATACTGCCCATCTCTGACCAGAGCCATATACCAGAGCCATATACACTCTGGACAATAGAAGTGCAGGAtggtgccgacagagatggtcgcctcgcttcgagtccttaggaaacaCTATATAGGTACTTGAACCTTGTGCCTTAGAGTTATGTTAGTGTACCTGAAGCTCTTGCACAGATAGGCCGGAGAGTTTCAGCGGTGGTACTCTCTCATTCAAGGTGCTTTCCCGCTCCGTCACCTTGTTGCTTTGCTCCTGGACCAGCAAGACTCCAGCTTTCTTCAGCAGTTTTTGCTATAGGGAAACATGGCTGAACAACTTAATAATAAGACAATACAATTCATAGTTCAACTGATGTGCAAAATGTTGTGTTTTCAAGTGTTTTTTTGACTTTGACTTATTTCAGTTTTGGTGAACATGATTTTCAAGGCACttgtatgttgttgttgtgtgtgtacagatgtaggatcttaatttgatcattctTTGGTGCTGAGAATTTTGTGAttgacataaattcactgaaaacccacactagcacacagttatattaacaatatTGCACTTTTCAGCCAGCCTACTTTTGTCAAGGTAATAGCCTAACCACCTATCAAGCAACATTATCGActaaagcaggggtgtcaaactaattTTGCCCCGGGCCCACATTCAGTCTTCAATGAGGTCCGGAGTGACGCACTGAAAATATTTCCTCACCGTCAAAATGTGAACATTTTGGGCCGGATCCAGATTATTTGCTGTGACAATATGCtgtaggtcaaattaagatcctacatctgaacATGTGTACTAGTCATATGCAGCCTGCTAAACATACATGTGCTATCAGTACTATCAATAAAGTTTATTTTTCACTCCCACCAGACCGACCTACCTTCAGCAGTAACCTGCGGGTTGCTGAGTACTTTGTCTTTTTctggaagagagagatgagacataACAGGTATATAATAGGCTCATTACAGTCACTAATGATGTTAGCACATCTTCATATGTAGGTAGGCTCATTCATTACAGTCACTGATGATGTTAGCCTATAGTCATATGTGGTCTCTATTATAGCGGCGCTACAGAGCATACAACAGCCTGTCTCTGTTGATTAGGATGAGCTGTGGTTCctaatgtaatataatgtaatgcTCTGCCACCAAATCACCAAGGATTCATTGAAGCACAGTCTTAGAGAGCAAGTGGCTCATTTCTACTGTGTATGTGGCTTGGTATTGATACCAAAATGAGTCCTTCTGTGTTGCTCCAGTGGTCTTGGGATCATTTGGATGATTATCAGTTAGCCTGAGACAAATGGCCTTGTGACACGACAATTGCTCAGTAATTGCTGATAGATTATAATGTCTAACATGTTAAGTCGCACAAGCTGTTGCCAAGATGTCAGTGTGGCTATTCATACGCATGACATGCTAACTGCCTACacagcatacagttgaagtcggaagtttacatacaccttagccaaatacatttaaactccgtttttcacaattcctgacatttaatcctagtaaaaatcccctgtcttaggt
This DNA window, taken from Salvelinus namaycush isolate Seneca chromosome 38, SaNama_1.0, whole genome shotgun sequence, encodes the following:
- the LOC120032150 gene encoding troponin I, slow skeletal muscle-like encodes the protein MSEGPKKTKYSATRRLLLKQKLLKKAGVLLVQEQSNKVTERESTLNERVPPLKLSGLSVQELQELCKELHRKCDTVDEARYDIEAKVLKNEKELVDLNAKINELKGGKRPNLKRVKKSADAKLGALTEAKLSSKADFKSNLKTVKKDKKEEEKADPGDWRKNVESMSGMEGRKKLFNS